The Thaumasiovibrio subtropicus genome window below encodes:
- a CDS encoding TetR/AcrR family transcriptional regulator, with translation MSKISEFFSSECCPLSAKAKTRKQQAIADRELELLAIAKQMFTKEGFSNLTMDRVAAASSYSKGTVYNHFCSKEDLVSALGSQAMRHELTLFRRAVTYDGNSRERLLALHVAYYLYSRMEPVMSMCVINTRTPWVIEKTSQARLEEMQVLELEMMGLFDALVQEAIEEKSISLSAGQSIDSIIFSNWAMAFGSNALMNKQAVSSQLVDRMLARNSVLTNTNVVLDGLGWLPLSAEWDYNRSWVNIEQTLFSAEMAHLESSLIA, from the coding sequence ATGAGTAAAATTTCAGAGTTCTTCAGTAGTGAGTGTTGTCCTCTCTCAGCGAAAGCAAAGACACGAAAGCAGCAAGCAATCGCTGATCGAGAACTAGAACTCCTTGCCATCGCAAAGCAAATGTTTACCAAAGAAGGGTTCTCTAACTTAACGATGGATCGTGTAGCGGCAGCGAGCTCATACTCAAAAGGTACTGTATATAATCATTTTTGCAGTAAAGAAGATCTAGTTAGTGCGTTAGGCTCTCAAGCGATGCGCCATGAACTGACTCTGTTTCGTCGTGCGGTAACGTATGATGGGAATAGCCGTGAGCGCTTGCTGGCGTTACATGTGGCCTACTACCTCTATTCGCGAATGGAGCCTGTCATGTCGATGTGCGTGATTAATACACGTACACCCTGGGTCATCGAAAAAACATCCCAAGCGCGGCTGGAAGAGATGCAGGTGCTGGAGCTTGAGATGATGGGGCTGTTTGACGCGCTGGTGCAAGAGGCAATTGAAGAAAAGTCTATCAGTCTCTCTGCCGGACAAAGTATTGATAGTATTATTTTTTCAAACTGGGCGATGGCGTTTGGATCCAATGCGTTAATGAACAAACAGGCGGTGTCATCCCAGCTTGTAGACCGCATGTTGGCTCGAAATTCAGTATTGACGAATACTAATGTCGTGCTTGATGGCTTAGGGTGGCTGCCGTTATCCGCTGAGTGGGATTACAACCGCAGTTGGGTTAACATCGAGCAAACACTGTTTTCTGCAGAGATGGCGCACTTAGAATCGTCTTTGATTGCTTAA
- the fusA gene encoding elongation factor G, with the protein MTDLSKYRNIGIFAHVDAGKTTTTERILKLTGQIHKTGEVHDGESTTDFMEQEAERGITIQSAAVSCFWNNHRLNVIDTPGHVDFTVEVYRSLKVLDGGIGVFCGSGGVEPQSETNWRYANESEVSRLIFVNKLDRMGADFFNVVDQVKNVLGANPLVMVLPIGREDEFVGVVDLLNRQAYVWDDTGLPENYEIKEIPADMVDDVEQYREELIETAVEQDDDLMEAYMEGEEPSIEDIKRCIRKGTRDLAFFPTFCGSAFKNKGMQLILDAVVDYLPAPTEVDPQPLTDKETGEPTGEVATVSADEPLRALAFKIMDDRFGALTFIRIYSGVMNKGDTILNAATGKTERIGRMVEMQADERNELTTAQAGDIIAVVGMKNVQTGHTLCDVKHECTLEPMIFPEPVISIAVSPKDKGGSEKMGIAIGKMVAEDPSFQVETDEDSGETILKGMGELHLDIKVDILKRTYGVDLVVGQPQVAYRETITQAIEDSYTHKKQSGGSGQFGKIDYRIKPGEPNSGFTFSSTVVGGNVPKEFWPAIEKGFAGMMDTGVLAGFPVLDVEVELFDGGFHAVDSSAVAFEIAAKGAFRQSMPKAGAQLLEPIMHVDVFTPEDHVGDVIGDLNRRRGMIKDQQAGTTGVRIKGDVPLSEMFGYIGTLRTMTSGRGQFSMEFSHYAPCPANVAEAVIAEQKEKNGK; encoded by the coding sequence ATGACTGATTTATCAAAATACAGAAACATTGGTATTTTCGCGCACGTTGATGCGGGTAAAACCACTACTACTGAGCGTATTCTTAAGCTTACTGGCCAAATCCACAAAACTGGTGAAGTTCACGACGGCGAATCAACGACTGACTTCATGGAGCAGGAAGCTGAGCGTGGTATTACAATCCAATCGGCAGCAGTTAGCTGTTTCTGGAACAACCACCGCCTAAACGTTATCGATACTCCTGGACACGTTGACTTCACCGTTGAAGTATACCGTTCTCTTAAAGTTCTTGACGGCGGTATCGGTGTATTCTGTGGTTCTGGTGGTGTTGAGCCTCAGTCTGAAACTAACTGGCGTTACGCGAACGAATCAGAAGTATCTCGTCTGATCTTCGTTAACAAACTAGACCGTATGGGCGCAGACTTCTTCAACGTTGTTGATCAAGTTAAGAACGTTTTGGGTGCAAACCCACTTGTTATGGTTCTACCAATCGGTCGTGAAGACGAGTTCGTTGGTGTTGTTGACCTACTAAACCGTCAAGCATACGTTTGGGATGACACTGGTCTTCCTGAAAACTACGAAATCAAAGAAATCCCTGCGGATATGGTTGATGACGTAGAGCAGTACCGTGAAGAGCTAATCGAAACAGCGGTAGAGCAAGATGACGACCTAATGGAAGCGTACATGGAAGGTGAAGAGCCTTCTATCGAAGACATTAAGCGTTGTATCCGTAAAGGTACTCGTGACCTAGCGTTCTTCCCAACGTTCTGTGGTTCTGCATTCAAAAACAAAGGTATGCAGCTAATCCTTGACGCAGTTGTAGATTACCTACCAGCGCCAACAGAAGTTGATCCACAGCCGCTAACTGACAAAGAAACGGGTGAGCCAACTGGTGAAGTTGCAACTGTTTCTGCAGATGAGCCTCTACGTGCTCTTGCGTTTAAGATCATGGACGACCGCTTCGGTGCCCTAACCTTTATCCGCATCTACTCAGGTGTGATGAACAAAGGTGACACGATTCTTAACGCTGCAACAGGTAAAACTGAGCGTATCGGCCGTATGGTTGAGATGCAAGCGGATGAGCGTAACGAACTGACTACAGCACAAGCGGGTGACATCATCGCGGTTGTAGGTATGAAGAACGTTCAAACTGGTCACACGTTATGTGATGTTAAGCACGAGTGTACGCTTGAGCCAATGATCTTCCCTGAGCCAGTAATCTCTATCGCTGTATCTCCAAAAGATAAAGGCGGTTCTGAGAAAATGGGTATCGCGATCGGTAAGATGGTTGCAGAAGATCCATCTTTCCAAGTTGAGACTGACGAAGACTCAGGCGAAACTATCCTTAAAGGTATGGGTGAGCTTCACCTAGACATCAAAGTTGACATCCTTAAGCGTACTTACGGTGTAGACCTTGTTGTTGGTCAACCTCAGGTTGCTTACCGTGAAACTATCACTCAAGCGATTGAAGATAGCTACACGCATAAGAAGCAGTCTGGTGGTTCAGGTCAGTTCGGTAAGATCGACTACCGCATCAAGCCAGGTGAGCCAAACTCAGGCTTCACGTTCTCTTCAACAGTTGTTGGTGGTAACGTACCTAAAGAATTCTGGCCTGCAATCGAGAAAGGTTTTGCTGGCATGATGGACACTGGTGTTCTAGCTGGTTTCCCTGTTCTTGACGTTGAAGTTGAACTATTCGACGGTGGCTTCCACGCAGTTGACTCATCTGCAGTAGCATTTGAAATCGCAGCGAAAGGCGCATTCCGTCAGTCTATGCCTAAAGCAGGCGCTCAGCTTCTTGAGCCAATCATGCACGTTGACGTGTTCACTCCAGAAGATCACGTTGGTGACGTAATCGGTGACCTTAACCGTCGTCGTGGTATGATCAAAGACCAACAAGCTGGTACTACTGGCGTACGTATCAAGGGTGATGTACCGCTATCAGAAATGTTCGGTTACATCGGTACTCTACGTACTATGACTTCTGGTCGTGGTCAGTTCTCTATGGAGTTCTCTCACTACGCACCATGTCCAGCGAACGTTGCGGAAGCAGTCATCGCTGAGCAAAAAGAGAAAAACGGTAAGTAA
- a CDS encoding GGDEF domain-containing protein — protein MKKDTTENPDNNVTSEMLLSQAIDSAEKGLLHQSEQALSTFSQRCSFPRDIDVACNSYIKIYHHYCDHSFYSHALEILNNIIDIAAQYGRIDYYATAVIGMGNLCEIYGAPEKALKFYGRIRDLESNLTDQSIALKNNLHILSCNIALNKIRNAKRQLEHCQTLTKDCSRPIYFNSLLYYEAILSRLDGEKQQALISLSQIAKKASYFESIWLYLEAKREVANCLIEEGRAELAQVVMLQCIKYANWYGNRNTLRRMLTTLSRAQEASGNYRAALDVEKHIHPLEMQIITKIPIGDLGGYCLRRLHRCEIQIKLSLSEQQNAKLLEQSLAQRNRLNELKRETLIDPLTSLYNRRWLTEEFERLAQSPAVSIILIDIDHFKLINDNFSHLTGDNVLRQVASIIRHQFEPYACCRYGGEEFLIVAEDNNLDHLLNLAEQCRLAIEQAPWQHIVSQSEITISGGIAMRHSNESLMSLVRRSDLALYQAKQSGRNQIKVDGEVVSESYSGL, from the coding sequence ATGAAAAAAGACACGACAGAGAATCCAGATAACAACGTGACGTCAGAGATGCTTTTAAGTCAAGCCATTGATAGTGCCGAAAAAGGGTTATTGCATCAGTCTGAGCAAGCGCTGAGTACTTTTAGTCAACGTTGTTCTTTTCCACGCGATATCGATGTCGCCTGTAATAGCTACATTAAGATCTATCATCATTACTGCGATCACAGCTTTTACAGCCACGCGCTGGAGATCCTCAATAACATTATCGACATCGCCGCACAATACGGCCGCATTGATTACTACGCCACTGCTGTAATTGGAATGGGAAATCTTTGCGAAATTTATGGTGCTCCTGAAAAAGCCCTGAAGTTCTACGGCCGTATTCGCGATCTCGAAAGCAACCTAACTGACCAATCTATCGCACTAAAAAACAACCTGCACATACTCAGTTGTAACATAGCCCTCAATAAAATTCGTAACGCAAAACGCCAGCTTGAGCACTGCCAAACCTTGACTAAAGACTGCTCGCGGCCGATCTATTTCAATAGCTTACTTTACTATGAAGCCATCCTGTCGCGCTTAGATGGCGAAAAGCAACAAGCGCTGATATCACTGAGTCAGATTGCCAAAAAAGCCTCGTACTTCGAGTCGATATGGCTCTACTTAGAAGCCAAGCGCGAGGTGGCCAACTGTTTGATCGAAGAAGGGCGCGCAGAACTTGCACAAGTCGTCATGCTGCAATGCATTAAATACGCTAACTGGTATGGAAACCGAAATACCCTGCGCCGCATGCTGACCACGTTAAGCCGTGCTCAAGAAGCAAGCGGTAACTATCGTGCAGCATTGGATGTAGAGAAGCATATACATCCTTTAGAAATGCAAATTATTACTAAAATTCCAATTGGTGACTTGGGTGGTTACTGTTTGCGCCGCTTACATCGCTGCGAAATTCAGATAAAGCTCTCACTTTCAGAGCAGCAAAACGCCAAACTTCTTGAGCAATCCCTAGCGCAACGGAACCGCCTCAATGAGTTAAAAAGAGAGACGCTAATCGATCCTCTCACCAGCTTGTATAACCGACGATGGCTGACAGAAGAATTTGAGCGCCTCGCCCAATCGCCTGCCGTTAGCATCATTCTTATTGATATTGACCACTTCAAGCTGATCAACGATAACTTCTCACACCTTACGGGTGACAATGTATTGAGGCAAGTTGCTTCGATTATTAGACATCAGTTCGAGCCTTACGCGTGTTGTCGTTATGGCGGAGAAGAGTTCCTGATCGTCGCCGAAGATAACAATTTAGACCACTTGCTAAACTTGGCAGAGCAATGTCGACTCGCGATTGAGCAAGCGCCATGGCAACATATCGTCAGCCAATCTGAGATCACCATTAGTGGTGGAATCGCAATGCGCCACAGCAACGAGTCACTCATGTCTCTGGTAAGACGTTCAGACCTCGCGTTGTATCAAGCGAAACAAAGTGGACGAAACCAGATAAAAGTTGATGGCGAAGTCGTTTCTGAGAGTTATTCGGGATTGTGA
- the trxC gene encoding thioredoxin TrxC, translating into MSTITTRCPHCTAKNRLPNERIESHPVCGKCKSPLLSGKPIEGTAENLQPLLDSDTPVVIDFWAPWCNPCVGFAPVFEDVAAEKDQQIRFVKVNTEEQQALASQYRIRSIPSIMVFKNGKLLDTINGAMPKSQFNQWLTSAVAKA; encoded by the coding sequence ATGAGCACTATCACCACTCGTTGCCCCCACTGCACTGCAAAAAATCGCTTACCCAATGAGCGCATAGAAAGCCACCCTGTCTGCGGTAAATGTAAATCGCCACTTCTCTCAGGAAAACCGATTGAAGGGACGGCAGAGAACCTTCAGCCACTCCTTGACAGCGACACCCCCGTCGTTATCGATTTCTGGGCACCTTGGTGTAACCCTTGTGTTGGATTTGCCCCTGTTTTTGAAGATGTCGCCGCTGAAAAAGACCAACAAATCCGCTTTGTAAAAGTCAACACTGAGGAACAGCAGGCACTGGCATCTCAATACCGTATTAGAAGCATCCCATCAATTATGGTGTTTAAGAACGGTAAGCTGCTGGATACCATCAACGGTGCCATGCCAAAAAGCCAGTTTAACCAATGGTTAACTAGCGCGGTTGCCAAGGCCTAA
- a CDS encoding GGDEF domain-containing protein, with amino-acid sequence MPYTSVDDRYFWYQFGRIKPTLRRIIMLGAAIVSLFSFWEVYIDPNAFPRSVILRTIASGLLVSSLVLFINPKNEAHFTNYLLLLSVISICFITVSYCSSERIMPYLVSALAYYCVSVLVLAPFMSIRRMIAVYSTTWISVNVILLTYGELAIYGEAWYSINVHLLPLMLFSAAGCFRLRQAALQQFSLYEQLLSQASLDGLTRTLNRQSFSEVAEKRWFSSLPDVCVAMIDIDDFKRLNDTYGHLAGDNAIRHVANLIMDTTRKTDLVCRWGGEEFVILIAGLDARGAHSLSQRVCKKIANTPFIYKDNPISLTVSIGFAAYQDQPDLVELINEADIALYRAKHNGKNQLQAANN; translated from the coding sequence ATGCCGTATACTTCCGTTGATGATCGCTATTTTTGGTATCAGTTTGGTCGAATCAAGCCAACACTTAGGCGCATCATCATGTTGGGCGCAGCCATTGTCTCTCTGTTCTCTTTTTGGGAAGTGTATATTGACCCTAACGCCTTCCCTCGTTCTGTCATCCTACGCACCATCGCATCGGGTCTACTGGTCTCTTCACTCGTGCTCTTTATAAACCCCAAAAACGAAGCACACTTTACCAATTACTTACTTCTTCTCTCCGTTATCAGCATTTGTTTCATCACCGTCTCATACTGCTCCTCGGAACGCATCATGCCTTACCTTGTCTCAGCATTGGCCTACTATTGCGTTTCTGTGCTGGTGTTAGCGCCATTCATGAGTATCCGACGTATGATCGCCGTTTATTCAACGACTTGGATCTCTGTCAACGTTATTCTTCTCACGTACGGCGAATTGGCAATCTATGGGGAAGCTTGGTACAGCATCAATGTTCATCTTCTGCCGTTAATGCTGTTTTCCGCTGCAGGCTGTTTTCGATTGCGTCAAGCTGCCCTGCAACAATTTTCTCTCTACGAGCAACTTCTCTCTCAAGCCTCTTTGGATGGATTAACGCGCACACTAAACCGACAGAGTTTTTCAGAAGTCGCAGAGAAGCGTTGGTTTTCTTCTCTCCCCGATGTCTGTGTCGCCATGATAGACATTGATGATTTCAAGCGTCTCAACGACACCTACGGCCACCTTGCTGGAGACAATGCCATTCGCCATGTCGCTAATCTCATCATGGACACCACACGTAAAACGGACCTTGTTTGCCGCTGGGGAGGCGAAGAGTTTGTCATTCTCATCGCTGGGCTCGACGCTAGAGGTGCTCACAGTTTGTCCCAAAGAGTCTGCAAAAAAATTGCCAACACGCCATTTATTTACAAAGACAATCCGATATCGCTAACCGTGAGCATTGGTTTCGCGGCCTACCAAGATCAACCCGACTTAGTCGAACTGATCAATGAAGCGGATATCGCTCTCTATCGAGCAAAACACAATGGTAAAAATCAACTACAAGCTGCGAATAACTAG
- a CDS encoding DUF1176 domain-containing protein: MKLEHFAELRPLTNALLLAAVTLASPALAFEGMRFSHGDWELACDNTGTCRAAGYQFDDGAPVSVLLERTAGAEQPVRGWVKLGIYWGETTDVDIEDMRFFINDADLGAMASYEGTQGSMLSPSQVDALLLALRGTSKIEWRIDDRVIRLSDKGSTAVLLKMDEFQQRLNTTGALVRIGSNDESQVLQPVSKPAITVATLIETKAEDRALANEADFVASLPDIDEVCDDAREGEAPNVSRLSDRHLLVSRSCWMAAYNYGQAVWVIDEKGEQPPQFVTDSATSAEDGWVEEVHKGRGVGDCFSYRSHVWDGTAFQPVSAYLTGACRGIEPGGPWVLSTLDNLPILGEDPAKEINCEAAISTPDMVACIGRDIAHLEYQMDVKIREEQRAHAADDELLAAMATSQKAWLNYREAECSAVYTAFREGTIRSPMYAGCEYRMTKERLEYLSDRFSP, translated from the coding sequence ATGAAATTAGAACACTTTGCTGAGCTTAGACCACTCACTAACGCGTTGCTTTTAGCAGCAGTGACCTTGGCATCGCCAGCGCTCGCTTTTGAAGGGATGCGTTTTTCTCATGGCGATTGGGAGCTAGCGTGTGATAACACAGGCACATGTCGTGCTGCAGGGTATCAGTTTGATGATGGTGCCCCTGTTTCTGTATTGCTAGAGAGAACTGCTGGAGCGGAGCAACCAGTGCGCGGTTGGGTAAAGTTAGGTATTTATTGGGGGGAAACGACCGATGTTGACATCGAAGATATGCGTTTTTTCATCAATGATGCTGATTTGGGCGCAATGGCAAGCTACGAGGGTACGCAAGGGAGCATGCTTTCTCCGTCGCAAGTTGATGCTTTGCTGTTAGCACTGCGCGGGACCAGTAAGATTGAATGGCGTATAGATGACAGGGTAATCCGACTTTCGGATAAGGGCTCTACAGCGGTCTTATTGAAAATGGATGAGTTTCAGCAGCGTTTGAACACCACGGGCGCGCTTGTTCGAATTGGGAGCAACGATGAAAGCCAAGTGCTACAACCCGTTTCCAAACCAGCGATCACTGTTGCAACTTTGATAGAGACGAAAGCCGAGGATAGAGCGCTGGCAAATGAAGCGGATTTTGTTGCGTCATTGCCTGATATCGATGAAGTGTGTGATGACGCGAGAGAAGGGGAAGCACCGAATGTGAGTCGGCTGAGTGACCGACATCTACTCGTAAGTAGAAGCTGTTGGATGGCGGCATATAACTACGGCCAGGCCGTTTGGGTTATTGACGAAAAAGGCGAACAGCCCCCGCAGTTTGTCACTGATTCTGCAACGAGCGCAGAAGATGGTTGGGTTGAAGAGGTCCACAAAGGCCGCGGAGTGGGAGACTGTTTTAGTTATCGCTCTCATGTTTGGGACGGTACTGCTTTTCAGCCAGTTTCGGCGTACTTGACCGGCGCTTGCCGAGGTATAGAGCCGGGTGGCCCTTGGGTGCTTTCAACGCTCGATAATCTGCCTATTTTAGGCGAAGATCCTGCAAAAGAAATCAACTGCGAAGCGGCGATCAGTACACCAGATATGGTGGCATGCATTGGGCGTGATATTGCGCACTTAGAGTACCAGATGGATGTAAAAATTCGTGAAGAGCAAAGAGCCCATGCAGCCGATGACGAGTTACTCGCGGCAATGGCAACGTCTCAAAAAGCCTGGTTAAACTACCGCGAAGCCGAGTGTAGCGCGGTATACACAGCGTTTCGAGAGGGAACGATTCGCAGCCCTATGTATGCAGGGTGCGAGTATAGAATGACCAAGGAACGCTTGGAGTACTTGAGTGACCGCTTCTCACCATAG
- a CDS encoding TetR/AcrR family transcriptional regulator yields the protein MAWPSAQKERSRLQILQSAGELFTAKGFDSVSIADVMTHAGMTHGAFYAHFKSKKALYVEALPFAAQRSFSNHQRDEQRTQQALASYLSEAHVEGRSPACPLAFLVTDVAAKEPDVKQAYTAAFKGFLKAIEHGDTSIDSQHSLVLSAMMIGGVAVARSLSDPELKAAMLAACLQHGEQLLGS from the coding sequence ATGGCTTGGCCTTCAGCACAGAAAGAAAGAAGTCGTTTACAAATACTGCAAAGTGCCGGGGAACTGTTCACTGCAAAGGGATTTGATAGTGTTTCGATTGCCGATGTTATGACACACGCGGGAATGACCCATGGCGCGTTTTATGCCCATTTTAAATCAAAAAAAGCACTCTACGTTGAAGCGTTGCCGTTCGCTGCACAGCGTAGCTTTAGCAACCATCAGCGAGACGAGCAGCGCACACAGCAAGCTTTGGCGAGTTATCTTAGTGAGGCGCACGTCGAAGGACGCAGTCCCGCTTGTCCCTTGGCTTTTCTGGTGACAGATGTGGCAGCAAAAGAGCCGGATGTGAAGCAAGCATACACCGCCGCGTTTAAGGGCTTTTTGAAGGCGATTGAGCACGGTGATACCTCGATAGACTCGCAACATTCACTAGTTTTATCTGCGATGATGATTGGAGGAGTAGCGGTCGCGCGGTCATTGTCTGATCCCGAGCTGAAAGCCGCTATGTTAGCAGCGTGCTTGCAGCATGGTGAGCAGTTGCTCGGCAGTTAA
- a CDS encoding cupin domain-containing protein: protein MQKTQCDITQGSGYSMVHLENFSQLEDYPFHHEATGIKTDAKLFLSKILSCTGCIISATSLAPHTSMPFHHKHQRNEELYLFTRGQGEFQIDEAIFPIAEGTAIRVAPQAVRCWRNISDEPLCYFVIQAPEGVFDGEQTIEDGLLVPKAVEWT from the coding sequence ATGCAAAAGACACAATGTGACATTACTCAGGGAAGCGGCTATTCGATGGTTCATTTAGAGAACTTTAGTCAGCTTGAAGATTACCCATTCCACCATGAGGCCACAGGGATTAAAACCGATGCCAAATTGTTCCTGAGCAAGATACTCAGCTGCACCGGGTGCATCATCTCCGCCACCAGCTTAGCGCCGCATACCAGCATGCCTTTTCATCACAAACATCAACGCAACGAAGAACTGTATCTCTTCACCCGTGGACAAGGCGAATTCCAGATTGATGAGGCTATTTTTCCTATTGCAGAAGGCACTGCGATTCGCGTAGCCCCACAAGCAGTGCGTTGTTGGCGAAATATCAGTGATGAACCCCTGTGCTATTTCGTGATTCAAGCACCAGAAGGCGTGTTTGACGGCGAACAAACCATTGAAGATGGTCTACTCGTCCCTAAAGCAGTGGAATGGACGTGA
- the rtcR gene encoding RNA repair transcriptional activator RtcR → MNEVQTKRTVGLSLLGTQLDFVGKRIDRWSRWRPNVGLCSQPDLVFDELHLLHGARNYRLANTVASDIGLVSPETEVVLHEVDFNNPWDFEEVYAKLFDWCRSKSFDAEQEDYLFHITTGTHVAQICAYLLTESRHFPGRLIQSAPDNRAESRSVGNVQIIDLDLSKYDQIATRFDEEHQEGSTFLKGGIVTQNKQFNQLISQIEKVAIRSTEPVLLTGPTGAGKSQLATRIYQLKKRRAAVNGELVSVNCATLKGDSAMAALFGHTKGAYTGALQARDGFLRTAHEGVLFLDEIGELGLKEQAMLLHAIEYKRFHPVGSDKTVESDFQFIAGTNRDLKKEIAAGRFREDLFARINLWTYRLPGLKERREDIPANLDYELERYTAKSGNRVRFNREARTAFLQFAMSSQASWLGNFRDLGAAVTRMCTLADSSRISVTDVDEEIVRLRQLWCQADSSIGESALTHYFDSAQIRELDQFDQHQLNYVLSVCSQHRNMAAAGRTLFDVSRTRKVKQNDSSRLQKYLAKFGLKWGDIVG, encoded by the coding sequence ATGAATGAAGTGCAGACTAAGCGAACGGTAGGATTGAGTTTATTGGGTACTCAACTGGATTTTGTCGGAAAGCGCATTGATCGATGGAGTCGTTGGCGTCCTAATGTTGGATTATGTAGTCAACCTGATCTTGTTTTTGACGAACTACATCTTTTGCACGGGGCGCGAAACTATCGATTGGCGAATACTGTTGCTAGCGATATTGGTTTAGTGTCGCCAGAAACAGAGGTTGTACTTCATGAAGTAGACTTCAACAACCCTTGGGATTTCGAAGAAGTGTATGCCAAGTTGTTCGACTGGTGCCGTTCAAAGTCCTTTGATGCGGAGCAGGAGGACTATTTGTTTCATATTACAACGGGGACACACGTCGCTCAGATTTGTGCATATCTATTGACCGAAAGCCGACACTTTCCGGGGCGATTGATCCAGAGCGCGCCTGATAATAGAGCAGAGAGCCGATCGGTCGGGAACGTGCAGATCATAGATCTCGACCTATCAAAGTATGACCAGATAGCGACGCGTTTTGATGAAGAGCACCAAGAAGGGAGCACGTTTTTGAAGGGTGGCATCGTCACTCAAAATAAACAGTTCAACCAGTTAATATCGCAAATTGAAAAAGTGGCTATTCGTTCAACTGAGCCCGTCTTGCTTACTGGACCCACTGGCGCAGGTAAGAGCCAACTGGCGACTCGAATTTACCAACTGAAAAAACGTCGTGCAGCCGTCAATGGTGAGCTGGTGTCGGTAAACTGTGCCACCTTAAAAGGGGATAGTGCGATGGCGGCGTTATTTGGACATACAAAAGGGGCTTATACTGGCGCTTTGCAAGCGAGAGACGGTTTTCTACGCACGGCGCATGAAGGTGTGTTGTTTCTTGATGAAATCGGTGAGTTAGGTTTAAAAGAGCAAGCCATGTTGCTCCATGCCATTGAATATAAGCGTTTTCATCCGGTAGGCAGCGACAAGACAGTCGAGAGTGACTTTCAATTTATTGCAGGCACAAATCGTGACTTAAAAAAGGAGATCGCTGCTGGCCGTTTTCGAGAAGATCTCTTTGCTCGAATTAATCTTTGGACTTATCGGTTGCCGGGTTTAAAAGAACGTCGAGAGGATATTCCTGCTAATTTAGATTATGAGTTGGAACGATATACGGCGAAATCGGGTAATCGGGTGAGATTTAATCGAGAAGCCAGAACAGCATTCCTTCAGTTTGCGATGTCATCTCAAGCTAGCTGGCTGGGAAATTTCCGAGATCTTGGGGCGGCGGTAACACGGATGTGCACCCTCGCTGATTCTTCAAGAATATCAGTCACGGATGTAGATGAAGAAATCGTACGACTTCGTCAACTTTGGTGCCAAGCTGATTCATCAATAGGTGAAAGTGCACTGACTCACTATTTTGATAGTGCTCAGATTCGAGAACTTGACCAGTTCGATCAACACCAATTGAACTACGTGTTGTCTGTTTGCTCACAGCATAGAAATATGGCAGCTGCGGGGCGTACACTTTTTGATGTGAGCCGCACACGAAAAGTAAAGCAAAATGACTCAAGCCGCTTGCAGAAATATCTTGCAAAGTTTGGGCTGAAATGGGGAGACATTGTTGGCTGA